The following proteins are encoded in a genomic region of Clostridium kluyveri:
- a CDS encoding Rossmann-like and DUF2520 domain-containing protein, with translation MKFNIGFVGAGRVGVTLGKYFSLNGLNLKGYYSKSKSSAEEAADFTSSKYYEELEALIKDCNVIFITTPDDIIQEIWNKIKKYKLKNKIICHSSGSLSSSIFSDIDTLGAFGYSIHPMCAFSDKFNTYKTLYKIYFSIEGHDAYITNLKGLFEKMGNKIIILDKSKKPLYHLANVTVSNLVLSLLNIGCAYLEDCGINKDDAITALMPLIDNNLTNIKNKGFINALTGPVERGDIETIRHHLEVIPEVHKNLYRVLSLNLVELSEKKHVGTKWDKIKNELGGNEHG, from the coding sequence ATGAAATTTAATATTGGTTTTGTTGGAGCTGGTAGAGTAGGAGTAACCTTGGGCAAGTATTTTTCCCTTAATGGATTAAACTTGAAAGGCTACTACAGTAAAAGTAAAAGTTCAGCAGAGGAAGCTGCTGATTTTACATCCAGTAAATATTACGAAGAACTTGAAGCTTTGATAAAAGATTGTAATGTTATTTTTATAACAACCCCTGATGATATTATACAAGAAATATGGAATAAAATAAAAAAATACAAACTAAAAAATAAAATAATCTGCCATTCAAGTGGTTCTTTGTCCTCTTCAATCTTTTCAGATATTGACACTTTAGGAGCATTCGGATATTCTATCCATCCCATGTGTGCTTTTTCAGATAAATTTAATACTTATAAAACATTATATAAAATTTATTTTTCCATTGAAGGGCATGATGCTTACATCACAAATTTAAAGGGACTTTTTGAAAAAATGGGTAATAAAATTATTATACTTGACAAAAGTAAAAAACCCTTATATCATCTTGCCAATGTGACAGTTTCTAATTTAGTGCTTTCTCTTTTAAATATAGGATGTGCATATCTAGAAGACTGTGGTATTAATAAAGATGATGCAATTACTGCTCTTATGCCTTTGATTGACAATAATTTAACTAACATAAAAAACAAGGGCTTTATAAATGCATTAACTGGTCCTGTAGAACGTGGAGATATAGAGACTATTAGACATCATCTTGAGGTTATACCAGAGGTGCATAAGAATTTATACAGAGTATTGTCTTTGAATCTAGTGGAGCTGTCAGAAAAAAAACATGTGGGAACAAAATGGGATAAAATAAAAAATGAACTTGGAGGTAATGAACATGGCTAA
- the panB gene encoding 3-methyl-2-oxobutanoate hydroxymethyltransferase: MAKNNVSTFVSAKHNNEKITMLTAYDYSMAKLMDESGINGILVGDSLGMVCLGYKDTLSVTMEDMLHHIKAVTRGAKDALVVGDMPFMSYQTSVYDAVKNAGRIIQEGLAGAVKLEGGVSVYEQVKAIVKAQIPVMGHIGLTPQSVNVFGGFKVQGKDESKAKNIIEDAKRLEEAGAFSIVLEGIPYKLAKIITETVSVPTIGIGAGKYCDGQILVYQDMLGLFSDFKPKFVKSYGNAGEVIRKAFKDYIAEVKEGIFPDEEYSFKMDDSIIDKCIKEGV, translated from the coding sequence ATGGCTAAAAATAATGTTTCTACTTTTGTAAGTGCAAAACATAATAATGAAAAGATTACAATGCTTACTGCTTATGATTACTCTATGGCTAAGCTTATGGATGAATCCGGTATTAATGGTATTCTAGTTGGAGATTCACTGGGTATGGTATGTCTTGGTTATAAAGATACCTTAAGTGTTACTATGGAGGATATGCTTCATCATATTAAAGCAGTTACAAGAGGGGCTAAAGATGCGCTGGTAGTGGGAGATATGCCTTTTATGTCCTATCAGACTTCTGTATATGATGCGGTAAAGAATGCAGGTAGGATAATTCAAGAGGGACTGGCGGGAGCTGTAAAACTTGAAGGGGGTGTTTCAGTGTATGAACAGGTGAAAGCTATTGTAAAAGCTCAAATTCCTGTAATGGGACATATAGGTCTTACCCCTCAATCTGTTAATGTATTTGGTGGTTTTAAAGTTCAGGGTAAGGATGAATCTAAGGCAAAAAATATAATTGAAGACGCAAAAAGACTTGAAGAAGCAGGAGCTTTTTCTATTGTTTTGGAAGGGATACCTTATAAACTGGCTAAAATTATTACAGAAACAGTATCTGTACCTACTATTGGAATAGGTGCAGGGAAGTATTGCGATGGACAGATATTGGTATATCAGGATATGTTGGGATTATTTTCTGATTTTAAACCTAAGTTTGTTAAGTCTTATGGAAATGCTGGGGAAGTTATAAGAAAAGCATTTAAAGACTATATTGCTGAAGTTAAGGAGGGTATTTTTCCCGATGAAGAATATAGTTTTAAAATGGATGATAGTATTATAGATAAATGCATTAAAGAAGGTGTATAA
- the panC gene encoding pantoate--beta-alanine ligase, with the protein MKRVQTVGEVRKQIKKWKREGFTIGLVPTMGFLHEGHESLIKRAAEENDKVVVSVFVNPTQFGKNEDLGSYPRDIKRDEVLCKKAGANLIFNPEPSEMYYKDASTVVNVNGLTEGLCGAKRPVHFGGVCLVVSKLFNIVTPDRAYFGEKDAQQLAVIKKMVKDLNFDIEIVGCPIVREFDGLAKSSRNTYLSLEERKAACILNESLILAKKALNLGERNVGRIKDMINEKLSSETLAKIDYIEIVDSLSLEPVQSISSSILVAIAVYIGRTRLIDNFTFKV; encoded by the coding sequence ATAAAAAGAGTACAGACAGTGGGTGAAGTGAGGAAGCAGATAAAAAAATGGAAAAGAGAGGGATTTACTATTGGCCTTGTACCTACTATGGGATTTTTACATGAAGGGCATGAAAGTCTTATAAAAAGAGCAGCAGAGGAAAATGACAAAGTAGTAGTTAGTGTATTTGTAAATCCTACACAATTTGGCAAAAATGAAGATTTAGGATCCTATCCTAGAGATATAAAAAGAGATGAGGTTTTATGTAAAAAAGCTGGAGCCAATTTAATATTCAATCCAGAACCTTCAGAGATGTATTATAAAGATGCAAGTACTGTTGTAAATGTAAATGGTTTGACAGAAGGTTTGTGCGGCGCAAAGAGACCTGTTCATTTTGGGGGAGTGTGTCTTGTAGTTTCAAAATTATTTAATATTGTAACTCCTGATAGGGCTTATTTTGGCGAAAAAGATGCACAGCAGCTTGCAGTTATAAAGAAAATGGTAAAAGATTTAAATTTTGATATAGAAATAGTAGGATGTCCTATAGTAAGGGAGTTTGATGGTCTTGCTAAAAGCTCAAGGAATACTTATCTCTCTTTGGAAGAAAGGAAAGCAGCCTGTATACTAAATGAAAGCCTTATTTTAGCAAAAAAAGCTTTAAATTTAGGAGAAAGAAATGTAGGCAGAATAAAGGATATGATTAATGAAAAGTTAAGTTCAGAAACTTTGGCAAAGATAGATTATATTGAAATTGTGGATAGTTTAAGTTTGGAACCTGTACAGAGTATATCTTCTTCCATTCTAGTTGCAATTGCGGTATATATAGGAAGAACCAGGCTTATAGACAATTTTACTTTTAAAGTATAG
- a CDS encoding HAD family hydrolase, whose amino-acid sequence MTLYISDLDGTLLNSEQFVSEYSVKIVNKLIALGIKFTVATARSYEASKNILKPLNLSLPIILNNGSFIYDPSLNKNIRENYLDKGIVEFILRHYSLKKISPFVSGIDFNGNKKIFYKGIFNEGQRIYINSRKRQEDKRLTIVKDFSKIGEYNIINIFAIEKGSELDYSYRLFKNTIDATCHYTEEIYSKGFFWLEVTNSCANKKCAAEFLKDYLKINELICFGDNLNDKSLFELADEKYAVENAYKPLKDIATGIIPSNDKDGVAKFLYHKYKNFTDKLK is encoded by the coding sequence TTGACTTTATATATTTCAGATCTAGATGGAACATTATTGAATTCAGAGCAGTTTGTAAGTGAATATTCCGTTAAAATTGTAAATAAATTAATAGCACTGGGGATAAAGTTCACTGTTGCTACTGCCAGATCTTATGAGGCTTCAAAAAATATATTAAAGCCGCTAAATTTGAGTTTACCTATTATTTTAAATAATGGATCTTTTATATATGATCCTTCTTTGAATAAAAATATCAGAGAGAATTATTTAGATAAAGGTATAGTTGAGTTTATTTTAAGGCATTATAGTTTAAAGAAAATCTCTCCTTTTGTATCTGGAATAGATTTTAATGGAAATAAAAAAATATTTTATAAAGGTATTTTTAATGAAGGTCAGAGAATATATATAAATTCACGAAAAAGACAAGAGGATAAGAGACTTACTATAGTAAAGGATTTTTCAAAGATTGGAGAATATAATATTATAAATATATTTGCCATAGAAAAGGGAAGTGAATTAGATTATTCTTATAGATTATTTAAAAATACCATAGATGCTACCTGCCATTATACAGAAGAAATTTATTCAAAAGGTTTTTTCTGGCTGGAGGTTACGAATTCCTGTGCTAATAAAAAATGTGCTGCAGAATTTTTGAAAGATTATTTAAAAATTAATGAACTTATTTGTTTTGGAGATAACTTAAATGATAAATCCCTTTTTGAATTAGCGGATGAAAAGTATGCAGTTGAAAATGCTTACAAACCATTGAAAGATATTGCCACTGGAATTATTCCCTCTAATGATAAGGATGGAGTAGCTAAATTTCTTTACCATAAATATAAAAATTTTACGGATAAATTAAAATAA
- a CDS encoding SpoVR family protein yields MEYTNKDLETWGHIIESKAEESGLDFYPQEFEIISYKDMIAYEAYVGMPSRYPHWSFGKAYDRSESLYKYNLTGLPYEMVINSNPCLAYLMKDNTLLLQILTMAHVYGHNDFFKNNRLFKQGTNASYAIEMFKNHADMIREYVNDPSIGYEEVEKILNTAHAIRFQTVRTVGIKKTEEECKDDIIAFIINHGTLEEWQKNVLNVVRNETLYFIPQIETKIMNEGWASYWHYKILNQLNLTASLYVEFIKRHNDVIAPTMGSINPYYVGFKMFENLEKKYGIDKIFEVRMLERDESFIRRYLTEELCYELNLFEYGKRGDDYVVREIPDGDGWLKIRNTLCNLCGMNLIPNIVVDSISKKDTTLVLNHIYEGRELNSSYMEATLKYLYELWGYPVKLNTKLKDESVQVCCNENKKISYITLR; encoded by the coding sequence GTGGAATATACAAATAAGGACTTAGAAACCTGGGGGCATATCATAGAATCCAAAGCTGAAGAATCAGGCCTTGACTTTTACCCTCAGGAATTTGAAATCATAAGTTATAAGGATATGATTGCCTATGAAGCTTATGTGGGTATGCCTTCTAGATATCCACATTGGAGCTTTGGAAAGGCCTACGACAGATCTGAATCACTATATAAATATAATCTTACAGGTCTTCCTTATGAAATGGTAATAAATTCGAATCCTTGTCTTGCCTATTTAATGAAAGATAATACACTGCTTCTTCAAATTCTTACTATGGCCCATGTATATGGACATAATGATTTTTTTAAGAATAATAGACTATTTAAACAAGGTACTAATGCATCCTATGCTATCGAGATGTTTAAAAACCACGCAGATATGATAAGAGAATATGTAAATGATCCTAGCATTGGATATGAAGAAGTAGAAAAAATTTTAAATACCGCCCATGCCATAAGATTTCAAACAGTGAGAACTGTGGGAATCAAAAAAACAGAAGAGGAATGTAAAGATGATATTATAGCATTTATAATAAACCACGGCACCTTAGAAGAATGGCAAAAAAATGTTTTAAATGTGGTTAGAAATGAAACCCTATATTTTATACCCCAAATTGAAACAAAAATTATGAATGAAGGTTGGGCAAGTTACTGGCATTACAAAATTTTAAATCAACTTAATCTGACGGCTTCCCTTTATGTGGAATTTATAAAAAGACACAATGACGTTATAGCCCCCACTATGGGAAGTATAAATCCTTATTATGTCGGTTTTAAAATGTTTGAAAACCTAGAAAAAAAATATGGAATAGATAAAATATTTGAAGTGCGAATGTTAGAACGAGACGAATCCTTTATAAGAAGATATCTCACCGAAGAACTATGCTATGAATTAAACTTATTTGAATATGGTAAAAGAGGAGATGACTATGTAGTAAGGGAGATTCCAGACGGAGACGGATGGCTAAAAATTAGAAATACCCTTTGTAATCTCTGCGGCATGAATTTAATTCCCAATATTGTAGTTGACAGTATATCAAAAAAAGATACTACTCTTGTTTTAAATCATATTTATGAAGGAAGGGAATTAAATTCAAGTTATATGGAAGCTACTCTAAAATATCTTTATGAACTTTGGGGATATCCAGTTAAATTAAATACAAAGTTGAAAGATGAAAGTGTACAGGTTTGCTGCAATGAAAATAAAAAAATTTCATATATAACTTTAAGATAA
- the yhbH gene encoding sporulation protein YhbH, giving the protein MAIFREFDVNDHHDRSLEDRRRHRQLVEKSIKDNLADIISEESIIGQSKNKKVKIPIKGIKEYQFIYGDNNSGVGSGDGSQKKGDRIGKAIKDRDGKGNQGAGNQEGEDMYEIEVTIEDVLDYLMEDLELPLMDKKKFSQILSENSPKKSGYQRRGINPRLAKKRTMVEKLKRQQGTKRALREIHGELESEPKNKLPEDTTIKSRFPFKQDDLRYFRVKRKPKLELNAAIICVMDTSGSMDSTRKFLARSFFFVLYRFIKMKYNNVEVKFISHSTSAKVVTENEFFHKVESGGTYISSGLKKALEVIEENYNPAYWNVYTFYVSDGDNWSEDNSLALKCATDLCKVCNLFSYAEIIPSPYGSSIKHIFQNKITDNNFTVVTIHEKQDLWKSLKKILSKELEER; this is encoded by the coding sequence ATGGCTATTTTCAGAGAATTTGATGTTAATGACCATCATGACAGATCTTTAGAAGATAGAAGACGCCATAGACAATTGGTAGAAAAATCCATTAAAGATAATTTGGCGGACATAATATCTGAAGAAAGCATCATAGGTCAAAGTAAAAACAAAAAAGTTAAAATTCCCATAAAAGGTATAAAAGAATACCAATTTATATATGGAGACAATAATTCCGGAGTAGGCAGCGGAGATGGCTCCCAAAAAAAAGGGGATAGAATTGGAAAAGCCATAAAAGACAGAGATGGAAAGGGTAATCAAGGTGCAGGTAATCAAGAAGGAGAAGATATGTATGAAATAGAAGTTACCATAGAAGATGTTTTAGATTACCTGATGGAAGATCTGGAGCTTCCTCTAATGGATAAAAAGAAATTTTCACAGATTCTCTCTGAAAATTCTCCTAAAAAATCCGGTTATCAGAGAAGAGGAATAAACCCAAGACTTGCTAAAAAGAGAACCATGGTAGAAAAATTAAAAAGACAGCAGGGTACTAAAAGAGCTTTACGTGAAATTCATGGGGAATTGGAGTCTGAGCCTAAAAATAAACTGCCAGAAGATACAACTATAAAATCCAGATTTCCATTTAAACAAGATGATTTAAGATATTTCAGAGTAAAAAGGAAACCAAAACTAGAACTAAACGCTGCAATTATTTGCGTAATGGATACATCAGGTTCTATGGATAGTACTAGAAAATTTTTAGCTAGATCTTTTTTCTTTGTCTTATATAGATTTATAAAAATGAAATACAATAATGTAGAAGTAAAATTTATTTCTCATTCTACTTCTGCTAAAGTAGTTACAGAGAATGAATTTTTTCATAAGGTAGAATCTGGTGGAACTTATATATCCAGCGGCTTAAAAAAAGCTTTAGAAGTAATTGAAGAAAATTATAACCCTGCTTACTGGAATGTTTATACTTTTTATGTTAGTGATGGGGATAATTGGAGTGAAGATAATAGTCTAGCATTAAAATGTGCTACGGACCTATGTAAGGTATGCAATCTTTTTAGCTACGCTGAAATTATTCCAAGCCCTTATGGAAGCAGCATAAAACACATTTTTCAAAATAAAATTACTGATAATAATTTTACCGTAGTGACTATTCATGAAAAACAAGACTTATGGAAATCCCTGAAAAAAATACTGAGTAAAGAATTGGAAGAGAGGTGA
- a CDS encoding PrkA family serine protein kinase → MNFKDIIEKDRELRKKHEFEGTFLEYLQIVKDNPQIVKLAHKRMYDIIIDKKYEVLNPEENPKIKKLHGNEPIRRYNFFKNDFFGIDKVIMKLVNYFHSAAMKGEESRQVLYLVGPVGAGKSSLVESIKKALETSEPIYALKGCPMREEPLHLIPNHLKHDFEKILNVEIEGDLCPICKYRLKHDYNGQYEKFPVITTDFSIRSRKGIGVVPPVDPNNQDTSVLTGSIDISKMDIYPEDDPRIFSLNGAFNVGNRGLVEFIEVFKNDVEYLHTIITATQEKSVPSPGKGSMIYFDGIILAHSNESEWNKFKSDHTNEAILDRIVKIEVPYCMELNEEVKIYKKILGRSQFNAHIAPHTMEIAAMFAILSRLSPSNKVDPMTKLKIYNGEDIVEKGSTKKIDFSELKEEAGMREGMTGISTRFIIKALDQALSNSEYNCINPLSVMESLIKSVKDLDIAEDDKKKYLTFLKDTIRKEYNKLLEKEVTRAFIHSFKEQAESLFDNYLDHAEAYVNKNKIKDHSTGEELEPDETFMRSIEQHIGVSESSSKGFRTDVTSYMFYIIRNGGKIEYTSYEPLKEAIEKKLTASVKELSRIITKSRVRDKDQDVKYNSMVEELKATGYCDHCCDVILKYAANNLWKD, encoded by the coding sequence ATGAACTTTAAAGATATAATTGAAAAAGATAGAGAACTAAGAAAAAAACATGAATTCGAAGGCACTTTTTTAGAATATCTACAAATCGTAAAGGATAATCCTCAAATAGTAAAATTAGCTCATAAGAGAATGTATGATATTATAATAGATAAAAAATACGAGGTATTAAACCCTGAAGAAAACCCTAAAATTAAGAAATTGCATGGAAATGAACCTATAAGAAGATATAACTTTTTTAAAAATGATTTTTTTGGTATTGATAAAGTGATAATGAAATTGGTTAATTACTTCCATTCAGCTGCAATGAAAGGAGAAGAATCAAGACAAGTACTCTACCTAGTAGGACCTGTAGGTGCCGGGAAATCATCTTTAGTTGAATCCATAAAAAAAGCCCTTGAAACATCAGAACCAATATATGCACTTAAAGGTTGTCCTATGAGAGAAGAACCTCTTCATTTAATACCCAACCATTTAAAACATGACTTTGAAAAAATTTTGAATGTCGAAATCGAGGGAGATCTATGCCCTATTTGTAAATACAGACTTAAACATGACTATAATGGGCAATATGAAAAATTTCCTGTAATAACTACTGATTTTTCTATTCGTTCCAGAAAAGGAATCGGCGTAGTACCTCCTGTAGATCCTAATAATCAGGATACTTCTGTACTCACAGGTTCTATTGATATATCAAAGATGGACATTTATCCTGAAGATGACCCTAGAATATTTTCTCTTAATGGTGCATTCAACGTAGGAAATCGAGGATTGGTAGAATTTATAGAGGTATTCAAAAATGACGTTGAATATCTTCACACTATAATTACAGCTACCCAGGAAAAATCTGTTCCATCTCCTGGAAAAGGATCAATGATTTATTTTGACGGAATTATTTTAGCACATTCTAATGAATCAGAATGGAATAAATTCAAATCAGATCATACCAATGAAGCAATTCTTGACAGAATAGTAAAAATAGAAGTTCCATATTGTATGGAATTAAACGAAGAAGTTAAAATATATAAAAAAATACTTGGTAGAAGCCAATTTAACGCCCATATAGCACCACATACTATGGAAATCGCAGCAATGTTTGCAATTTTATCCAGGCTTTCACCTTCGAACAAAGTGGATCCTATGACAAAATTAAAAATTTATAATGGAGAAGATATAGTAGAAAAGGGAAGTACTAAAAAAATTGATTTTTCAGAATTAAAGGAAGAAGCTGGCATGCGAGAAGGTATGACAGGAATATCCACAAGATTCATTATAAAAGCTTTAGATCAGGCACTTTCTAATTCAGAATATAATTGTATAAATCCCCTAAGCGTAATGGAAAGTTTAATAAAATCAGTTAAGGATTTAGATATTGCAGAAGATGACAAAAAGAAATATCTAACATTCTTAAAAGATACCATAAGAAAAGAATATAATAAACTGCTTGAAAAGGAAGTGACTAGAGCCTTTATACACAGTTTTAAAGAACAGGCAGAAAGTCTTTTTGATAATTATCTGGATCATGCCGAAGCTTATGTAAATAAAAATAAAATCAAAGATCATTCCACTGGAGAAGAACTTGAGCCTGACGAAACCTTTATGAGATCTATAGAACAGCATATAGGAGTTTCTGAAAGCTCCTCCAAAGGTTTTAGAACAGATGTCACCTCATATATGTTCTACATTATAAGAAATGGGGGTAAAATTGAATATACTTCCTATGAACCACTTAAAGAGGCTATTGAAAAAAAGCTTACGGCATCAGTAAAAGAATTATCTAGAATTATAACTAAATCCAGAGTTAGAGATAAAGACCAAGATGTAAAATATAATTCCATGGTAGAAGAACTAAAGGCAACAGGTTACTGCGATCACTGCTGCGATGTTATCTTAAAATATGCTGCCAACAATTTGTGGAAGGATTGA
- a CDS encoding MarR family winged helix-turn-helix transcriptional regulator, which yields MKEEPSCWNDELITKQSDEIISLFKTIHRTFRCKFKKIAQQYGFTAPQLTVIFHLYKTPDITLNELSDHLMLTKSTVSGIVNRLVSQGVVIREIPENNRRIVKLSVSEDFKKNNDIVRMKEHFIAYCISNTIKNMDPTSVEKIIHALESFILLLDEDNCN from the coding sequence ATGAAGGAGGAACCGTCATGTTGGAATGATGAATTAATAACCAAACAATCTGATGAAATAATTAGTCTTTTTAAAACTATCCATAGAACTTTTAGGTGCAAATTTAAAAAAATAGCACAACAATATGGATTCACAGCCCCTCAGCTTACTGTTATATTTCATTTATACAAAACACCGGATATAACTCTTAATGAATTAAGTGACCATCTAATGCTGACCAAAAGCACAGTTTCAGGTATAGTAAACCGATTAGTCAGCCAGGGCGTGGTAATAAGAGAAATACCTGAAAACAACAGAAGAATCGTAAAACTCTCTGTTTCTGAGGATTTTAAAAAAAATAATGATATAGTCAGAATGAAAGAACATTTTATTGCCTACTGCATATCTAATACTATAAAGAATATGGATCCAACCAGCGTAGAAAAAATTATTCATGCATTAGAAAGTTTTATTTTATTATTAGATGAAGATAATTGTAATTAA
- a CDS encoding DHA2 family efflux MFS transporter permease subunit: MEENNHDSLYSWLALIVVVIGTFMSILDSSIVNIAIPKMMAVFGVSMDDSKWILTAYTLALGAIIPLTGYLQDVFGSKKIYMFALTVFTLGSMLCGFAWNNTSMICFRIIQAIGGGMIMPVGMAMIYEIFPREKIGLALGIWGIAAMAAPSIGPTLGGYIIEKMDWRLIFNINVPIGVIGVVLAAILLKDSKRKQLKSFDIIGFLSSTIGVVSLLYVLGEWTSIDWADVKYPILLTLGCLSLVLFVVNELTHPDPLLDLRVFKLFDFSASQLISCILTLALMGGVYVLPLFLQNIRGYTAMETGIIMLPAALVTGLLMPISGNLFDRIGAKPLVIPGIIILGLSSYHISTLINMNSSREMITLVLCIRSVGIGLAMMPINTVGMNAVPKNLIGRASALSNTIRQISGSLSVTIMSTIIQSKTNYNYLKLSEQINVYNAASNNTISTLTQAYMYEGQSLKAAKASAVSTLAKMVQGQATIDAMAYSLAIISIVLVLAIILTLMMRNKKIPKKQNKEGDPKYNEGGTVMLE, encoded by the coding sequence ATGGAAGAAAATAATCATGATTCTCTATACAGCTGGCTGGCATTAATTGTAGTTGTAATTGGTACATTTATGTCTATACTAGATAGTAGTATAGTTAATATTGCAATTCCCAAGATGATGGCTGTTTTCGGAGTATCAATGGATGATTCAAAATGGATACTTACAGCATATACCCTAGCACTTGGGGCAATTATACCTCTTACTGGATATCTTCAAGATGTTTTTGGCTCTAAAAAAATATATATGTTTGCACTGACAGTGTTTACTTTAGGCTCTATGTTATGTGGATTTGCCTGGAACAACACATCGATGATATGTTTCCGTATTATTCAGGCCATTGGAGGAGGTATGATAATGCCTGTTGGGATGGCTATGATATATGAAATATTCCCAAGAGAAAAGATAGGCCTGGCCCTTGGCATCTGGGGAATAGCCGCTATGGCAGCTCCCTCCATAGGACCAACACTAGGTGGATATATTATTGAAAAAATGGATTGGAGACTTATTTTTAATATAAATGTACCTATAGGTGTAATAGGTGTTGTATTGGCTGCCATTTTATTAAAAGATTCAAAAAGAAAACAACTCAAATCCTTTGATATAATAGGGTTCTTATCTTCTACAATAGGTGTGGTCAGTCTACTATATGTATTAGGTGAATGGACCTCCATTGATTGGGCAGATGTAAAATATCCTATACTTTTAACCTTAGGATGTTTAAGTCTTGTGTTATTTGTAGTAAATGAACTCACTCACCCGGATCCACTGCTGGATTTACGGGTTTTTAAACTATTTGATTTTAGTGCAAGTCAGCTTATATCTTGTATTTTAACACTAGCATTAATGGGGGGAGTATACGTATTGCCTCTATTTTTACAAAATATAAGAGGGTATACTGCTATGGAAACAGGTATAATTATGCTGCCAGCAGCCCTAGTCACAGGACTTTTAATGCCCATAAGCGGTAATTTATTTGATAGAATTGGTGCAAAACCACTTGTAATACCTGGTATTATAATATTAGGACTAAGTTCTTATCATATTTCAACTTTAATAAATATGAATTCCAGTAGAGAAATGATAACTCTTGTTTTATGCATAAGATCAGTTGGAATCGGGCTAGCCATGATGCCAATTAATACTGTTGGAATGAATGCGGTGCCAAAAAATTTAATTGGAAGGGCATCTGCTCTTTCCAATACTATACGTCAAATATCAGGTTCACTCAGTGTAACTATAATGTCAACAATAATACAGAGTAAGACTAATTATAATTACTTAAAACTATCTGAACAAATAAACGTTTATAATGCAGCCTCTAATAACACTATAAGCACATTAACACAAGCATATATGTATGAGGGGCAATCCCTAAAAGCGGCTAAAGCTTCTGCAGTATCCACACTGGCGAAAATGGTTCAAGGGCAAGCTACAATAGATGCTATGGCTTATTCCCTGGCCATAATCTCTATTGTATTGGTTTTAGCCATAATTTTAACTTTAATGATGAGAAACAAAAAAATACCTAAAAAACAAAATAAGGAAGGTGATCCAAAGTATAATGAAGGAGGAACCGTCATGTTGGAATGA
- a CDS encoding HlyD family efflux transporter periplasmic adaptor subunit, with amino-acid sequence MKEKRKILIIGILIVIVAALGSIGCYYWYQNTYYVSTDDASVSADLVNVTPQISGKLLELNVEEGDTVIKNQILARQEMVNLPDSSVDESLIRSPIDGIVIKKQGTIGEIWSSGQTLATLIDPDKLYITANIEETKLGKVRIGQSVTITIDQYGSKKFTGKVKSVGEASQSALSILPSSTSGTFTKVVQRIPVKISINKFNNKILPGTNAVVKIHVK; translated from the coding sequence ATGAAGGAAAAACGGAAAATATTGATTATAGGAATATTAATAGTAATTGTAGCAGCACTTGGTAGTATTGGATGCTACTATTGGTATCAAAATACCTATTATGTTTCCACTGACGATGCATCAGTAAGTGCAGATTTAGTTAATGTAACTCCACAAATTAGTGGAAAATTATTAGAACTTAATGTAGAAGAAGGAGATACTGTTATAAAAAACCAGATATTGGCACGCCAGGAAATGGTTAACCTTCCTGATTCAAGTGTAGATGAATCTTTAATAAGATCTCCTATTGACGGCATAGTCATTAAAAAACAAGGAACCATCGGTGAAATTTGGTCATCGGGTCAAACCTTGGCTACATTAATAGATCCAGATAAGCTTTACATAACTGCTAATATCGAGGAAACAAAACTTGGCAAAGTAAGGATTGGACAATCTGTTACCATTACCATAGACCAATATGGCTCAAAGAAATTTACAGGGAAAGTGAAGTCTGTAGGGGAAGCATCACAATCTGCCTTATCCATACTACCTTCTTCAACTAGTGGTACATTTACAAAAGTAGTTCAAAGAATACCTGTAAAAATCTCCATTAATAAATTTAACAATAAAATACTTCCAGGGACTAATGCTGTTGTGAAAATCCATGTGAAGTAA